Below is a genomic region from Oceanibaculum indicum P24.
AAGTCGATCAGGACCGGGTGCAGATGCAGTGCCGGCTCCAGCCCGTCACGCTTGTGGAGGCCCGTCACCACCGGCGCCCAGTCGGCCAGCAACTCGTCATAGCGCCGCGACAGGGCCAGCCGCGTGGCGGCGAAGCGCGGCAGCTTAGCCAGCTGGCTGCGGCCCAGCGCGCACTGAAAGTCGGTCGCCCGGTAATTGAAGCCGGGTTCCGGCATCTCGTAATACCAGGGGTTCGCACGCCCCTCCGCATCGAAAGCAAGGTCGGTTTCGGTGAATTCCTCCGGCGTGCGGGTCATGCCGTGGCTGCGGAAGGCCCGCAGCCGGGCCGCCAGGCCAGGATCGTTGGTGGTGACCGCCCCGCCCTCGCCCATCGTCACCGTCTTCACCGGATGGAAGGAGAAAGTGGTCATGTCGGCATGCGCGCCGGAGCCGACGGCGTTCCACGCCCCCGACGGATCGCGGTAGCGCGTGCCCAGCGCGTGGCTGGCATCATCGACGATGGCAAGCCCCTGCCGGCGGGCAATGGCATGGATGCCCTCGACATCGCCGACCGGCCCGCCCAGATGCACGTTGAACACCGCCTTCGCCTTGCCTTCAGCCGGCACGCGGGCGAGCGCCTGCTCCAGCGCCGCCTGCGTCATCAGCCCGGTATCGGGATCGACATCGGCGAACACCACCTCCGCCCCGACATAGCGCGCGGCATTGGCGGTAGCGAGGAAGGTGACCGTCGGCACCACCACCCAGTCGCCGGGGCCGAGGCCCAGCGCCAGCGCGGCCAGATGCAGAGCCGCCGTGCCATTGGCGCAGGCCACGGCGTGGCGTGCTTCCGTCACTGCCGCGAGGTCTGCCTCGAAGCGGTCAACCTCCGGCCCGGTGGTCAGATAATCGCCGCGCAGCACGGCGGCCACGGCGGCGATATCGTCCTCCTCGATGAGCTGACGGCCATAGGGCAGGAACGCCCCGGCGCCCCCGCTATCCTTCGTCACACTACCTTGTCCTTCAGATAGAAGCCCAGATCCTCGCGGCCCAGCCATTCGTCATTGCGGTCGCTGGAATAGACGAAATCCTCCGGAACCGGCTTCGCATTCTTGTAGCCGGACGGGCGCGACCACCAGGCAAAGGAGGGCTGGATGACGTAACGGTCGCCCAGATCGACAGTGGTGCGCGAATCGTCGGAGGAGATCATCACCTCGTGGATCTTCTCGCCCGGACGGATGCCCACCACCCGGTGTTTCAGATTCGGGGCCAGCGCGATGGCGAATTCCGTCATCAGCATGCTGGGAATCTTCGGCACGAAAATCTCGCCGCCGCGCATCAGCGGCAGGCAGGACAGCACGAAATTCACGCCCTGCGTCAGGGTGATCCAGAACCGCGTCATGCGCAGATCAGTGATCGGCAGGTCCTCCGCCCCTTCCTCGATCAGCTTCTGGAAGAAGGTCACCACGCTGCCGCGCGAGCCGACCACATTGCCATAGCGCACG
It encodes:
- the pseC gene encoding UDP-4-amino-4,6-dideoxy-N-acetyl-beta-L-altrosamine transaminase, with protein sequence MTKDSGGAGAFLPYGRQLIEEDDIAAVAAVLRGDYLTTGPEVDRFEADLAAVTEARHAVACANGTAALHLAALALGLGPGDWVVVPTVTFLATANAARYVGAEVVFADVDPDTGLMTQAALEQALARVPAEGKAKAVFNVHLGGPVGDVEGIHAIARRQGLAIVDDASHALGTRYRDPSGAWNAVGSGAHADMTTFSFHPVKTVTMGEGGAVTTNDPGLAARLRAFRSHGMTRTPEEFTETDLAFDAEGRANPWYYEMPEPGFNYRATDFQCALGRSQLAKLPRFAATRLALSRRYDELLADWAPVVTGLHKRDGLEPALHLHPVLIDFQRVGLDRAAVMNRLRGKGIGTQVHYIPVHLQPYYRQRYGAVSLPGADAYYARCLSMPLFAGMEEGDVDRAVAALGEVLGLGNR